From Parafrankia discariae, the proteins below share one genomic window:
- a CDS encoding Hsp20/alpha crystallin family protein gives MLLRFDPFRDFDRLASEAFGTARTPQPMPMDCYRSGDTFFLHFDLPGINPDSVEVTAENNTLTVQASRQQIAPDDAQHLVAERPTGSYRRQVVLGDGLNIDAVTANYVDGVLTITIPVAEQAKPRHIAIGRGTTDHKVITA, from the coding sequence ATGCTGCTGCGATTCGACCCGTTCCGTGACTTTGACCGTCTAGCCAGCGAGGCGTTCGGCACGGCACGGACCCCGCAGCCGATGCCGATGGACTGCTACCGCTCCGGCGACACGTTCTTCCTGCACTTCGACCTTCCCGGGATCAACCCGGACTCGGTCGAGGTGACCGCGGAGAACAACACCCTCACCGTGCAGGCGTCCCGCCAGCAGATCGCCCCGGACGACGCCCAGCATCTGGTCGCCGAACGTCCCACCGGCTCCTACCGCCGCCAGGTCGTCCTCGGCGACGGACTGAACATCGACGCGGTCACCGCCAACTACGTCGACGGTGTCCTCACCATCACGATCCCGGTCGCCGAACAGGCCAAGCCGCGCCACATCGCCATCGGCCGGGGCACGACCGACCACAAGGTCATCACCGCGTGA